In one Bacillus sp. PK3_68 genomic region, the following are encoded:
- a CDS encoding NAD(P)/FAD-dependent oxidoreductase, translating to MISGVIDVAILGGGPGGLSAALVLGRSLKKVIVIDEGKPRNQVTVKAHGFLTRDGVSPSEIREAAHEQMKAYPNVQIWKDVVESINKNNGVFVIKTKKGNTVLSRKVIAAMGMKDHLPDIPGIKEVYGKTLFHCPYCDGWERKNESLAVIGNGKALMPFIKIIYNWSKDLIVFTNGEANISDEEKQQLVQHHIQLKESPIRAITSSNGKMERVILENGESIPRKGDS from the coding sequence ATGATTAGTGGAGTGATAGATGTAGCCATTTTAGGCGGAGGCCCAGGCGGGTTAAGCGCAGCTCTCGTATTAGGAAGATCCTTAAAGAAAGTAATAGTAATCGATGAGGGAAAGCCGAGAAACCAGGTAACCGTTAAAGCACATGGATTCTTAACGAGAGACGGAGTAAGTCCCTCTGAAATTAGAGAAGCAGCTCATGAACAAATGAAGGCGTATCCTAATGTCCAGATATGGAAAGACGTTGTTGAAAGTATTAATAAAAACAATGGAGTTTTTGTCATAAAAACAAAAAAGGGGAACACCGTATTGAGCAGAAAGGTGATCGCTGCTATGGGGATGAAAGATCATTTGCCAGATATTCCAGGAATAAAGGAAGTGTACGGGAAAACATTATTTCATTGCCCTTATTGTGACGGGTGGGAACGGAAGAATGAATCGCTCGCTGTAATCGGCAATGGGAAAGCATTGATGCCTTTTATAAAAATTATTTATAACTGGAGCAAAGATCTAATTGTATTTACAAATGGAGAGGCCAATATCAGTGATGAAGAAAAGCAGCAGCTTGTGCAGCACCACATCCAATTAAAAGAGTCTCCGATCCGAGCAATCACATCGAGCAATGGAAAAATGGAACGGGTCATTTTGGAAAATGGAGAGTCGATCCCAAGAAAAGGGGATTCATGA
- a CDS encoding MFS transporter: MKKYPFQEVSNLNTIGIKENLLPFSLLIVINLFVGSMVGLERTILPLIGEEQFGIASASAALSFIISFGFSKAIVNFFAGNLADRIGRRQVLLIGWFIGLFVPLIIIFAQFWWMIVFANILLGINQGLTWSMTVNMKIDLSKKTQRGLAIGLNEFAGYIGVALFAMISGYTASNYSLRPEPFYIGIGIAVFGFLLSLVTTDTEKHIKNLKIDDVQTNNLKTVFWKTTWKDKNLSSASFAGLATNLKDGMAWGLFPLFFSSRGLSIGQIGLITAIYPAAWGVFQLFTGALSDRIGRKWLITVGMWLQAFSLWSLLFIDTYSLWIIGAALLGIGTAMVYPTLIASISDIVPSSWRATSTGIYRFWRDSGYVFGALMAGIISDRLNVSWAIGLVACLPLAAGMITAMRMNETLRNTKENF, translated from the coding sequence ATGAAAAAATATCCTTTCCAAGAGGTGAGTAATTTGAATACGATTGGCATAAAGGAAAACCTTCTGCCATTTTCATTATTAATCGTTATTAATTTATTTGTAGGCTCCATGGTCGGCCTTGAAAGAACCATTCTTCCTCTCATAGGGGAAGAGCAATTTGGCATTGCTTCAGCCAGTGCCGCCCTGTCTTTTATTATCAGCTTTGGATTTTCGAAAGCGATTGTTAACTTCTTTGCCGGAAATTTAGCAGACCGGATCGGAAGAAGACAAGTGCTGTTAATAGGCTGGTTTATTGGATTATTCGTTCCATTAATCATTATTTTTGCTCAATTTTGGTGGATGATTGTATTTGCTAACATCCTGTTAGGAATTAATCAAGGACTCACATGGTCCATGACCGTAAATATGAAGATTGATTTGTCAAAAAAGACACAGCGTGGCTTAGCCATCGGATTAAATGAATTTGCCGGTTACATTGGGGTGGCCTTGTTTGCTATGATTTCAGGATACACGGCATCCAACTATTCTTTGCGCCCCGAACCATTTTACATTGGCATCGGTATTGCCGTTTTTGGCTTTTTGCTTTCATTAGTGACAACTGACACAGAAAAACATATTAAAAATTTAAAGATAGACGATGTACAAACAAATAATTTAAAAACTGTGTTTTGGAAAACAACTTGGAAAGATAAGAATTTATCAAGTGCCAGTTTTGCTGGATTGGCAACCAATTTAAAAGATGGTATGGCCTGGGGATTATTTCCGTTATTTTTTTCTTCAAGGGGATTGAGCATCGGACAGATTGGATTAATTACGGCTATTTATCCCGCAGCATGGGGAGTTTTTCAGCTTTTTACAGGGGCCTTGAGTGATCGGATTGGCCGTAAATGGTTAATTACCGTCGGCATGTGGCTGCAGGCTTTTTCTCTTTGGTCACTCCTCTTCATCGATACCTATTCCTTATGGATTATAGGAGCAGCCTTGTTAGGAATTGGAACAGCTATGGTCTATCCAACTTTGATAGCATCCATCAGCGACATTGTCCCTTCAAGCTGGAGAGCTACCTCTACAGGTATTTATCGTTTCTGGCGTGACAGCGGTTATGTCTTTGGCGCACTGATGGCCGGTATCATTTCTGATAGGCTAAATGTAAGCTGGGCGATTGGTTTAGTGGCATGCTTGCCTTTAGCAGCAGGTATGATCACAGCTATGAGGATGAATGAGACATTGAGGAATACCAAAGAAAATTTCTAA
- the tlp gene encoding small acid-soluble spore protein Tlp, translating to MNNRPKPDDRSNNVERLQEMVENTIGNMERAEETMMNAEAEQREAIEEKNARRRESIAGMRAEIKDEASDRENGQING from the coding sequence ATGAACAACAGACCAAAACCAGATGACAGATCAAACAATGTGGAAAGATTGCAGGAGATGGTAGAAAATACAATCGGAAACATGGAAAGAGCAGAAGAAACAATGATGAATGCTGAAGCGGAACAGCGTGAAGCGATTGAAGAGAAGAACGCACGCCGAAGAGAAAGTATTGCGGGAATGCGGGCGGAAATTAAAGATGAAGCAAGCGACCGTGAAAACGGACAGATCAATGGTTAA
- the fetB gene encoding iron export ABC transporter permease subunit FetB codes for MSLFTLSLAVIFVGVAVLLSSGLKLGLEKDIIIAAARSAIQLMAIGYVLTFIFSADNPVFMLIMIVLMIAVATLNIVKRKAEIPGISWRIVMTLFVIEAVSMLFLIGLKIIPPAPRYVIPFSGMIIGSSMIIASLLLNRMKAEIISRKAEINVILSLGGTPKQAVQMILKDAVRASMIPSIDSAKTIGLVQLPGMMTGQIIAGADPVQAVRFQLIIVFSSLATAALTSIILARLVYPALFNQYQQLSFKESS; via the coding sequence ATGAGTTTGTTTACACTATCTTTAGCCGTTATATTTGTTGGGGTGGCTGTCCTACTGTCAAGCGGATTAAAGCTTGGATTAGAGAAGGACATCATTATTGCAGCTGCCCGCTCTGCTATTCAGTTAATGGCCATCGGTTACGTTCTAACCTTTATCTTTTCTGCAGATAACCCTGTTTTTATGCTTATTATGATTGTTTTAATGATTGCCGTTGCTACTCTCAATATTGTCAAACGAAAGGCCGAGATTCCGGGGATCAGCTGGCGAATAGTTATGACTTTGTTTGTTATTGAGGCAGTGTCCATGCTGTTTTTAATTGGGTTGAAGATTATTCCGCCAGCCCCAAGGTACGTTATCCCATTTAGCGGGATGATCATCGGGAGTTCGATGATCATAGCGAGCTTATTACTGAACAGGATGAAAGCCGAAATTATTTCAAGAAAAGCGGAAATAAATGTTATTCTTTCGCTCGGAGGCACACCTAAACAAGCGGTACAGATGATTTTAAAAGATGCGGTCCGTGCCAGCATGATTCCCAGCATTGACAGCGCAAAAACCATTGGGCTTGTACAGTTGCCAGGGATGATGACAGGACAAATTATTGCGGGTGCTGATCCGGTTCAGGCCGTTCGTTTTCAGCTAATTATTGTCTTTTCTTCTTTAGCAACAGCAGCTTTAACCAGCATAATTTTGGCAAGACTTGTTTATCCGGCTTTGTTTAATCAATATCAACAGTTATCTTTTAAAGAATCATCATAA
- a CDS encoding FAD-dependent oxidoreductase, protein MTTTGEKQASMIPATLGVPLNEKGEYETDEHGQTNVKGLFVIGDAKNTFTSLIGAASQGYEAGVIINNEFAEEEWD, encoded by the coding sequence ATGACAACGACTGGGGAAAAGCAAGCTTCTATGATTCCTGCCACGCTAGGTGTTCCGCTAAATGAAAAGGGAGAATATGAAACTGATGAACACGGGCAGACAAATGTCAAAGGGCTATTCGTTATCGGTGATGCCAAAAACACATTTACGAGTCTGATTGGCGCTGCTAGTCAGGGATATGAAGCGGGTGTCATCATCAATAACGAGTTTGCAGAAGAAGAATGGGACTAA
- a CDS encoding phosphate ABC transporter ATP-binding protein → MVQLKTMIQFKQAGKFQVNGKEKRMVLKNVTAEVPEGAIITLVGPSGSGKSTLLSLCNLLLTPDEGEVWIQGREVRNWDVNKLRQQAALAFQTAPMIPGTVHDNLLLAARIHGTALSSPEELLRYVGLSKDLLQRSAEEISGGQKQRVALARTLVNESSILMLDEITSALDPSAAREIEELIMKIHKDEHKTILWVTHDLEQARRIGHYTWLLVEGQLIEKADTESFFHQPKEELTRRFLRGELSGGRA, encoded by the coding sequence ATGGTTCAATTAAAGACGATGATTCAATTCAAACAGGCTGGAAAGTTTCAGGTAAATGGCAAAGAAAAACGCATGGTACTAAAGAATGTGACAGCAGAGGTACCCGAAGGAGCGATTATTACGCTGGTGGGGCCTTCTGGTTCAGGGAAAAGCACGCTTCTGTCTCTTTGCAATCTGTTGCTGACTCCGGATGAGGGGGAAGTATGGATACAGGGAAGAGAAGTAAGAAACTGGGATGTGAATAAGCTGCGACAACAGGCAGCGCTGGCTTTTCAGACAGCCCCGATGATCCCAGGAACAGTGCATGACAATTTGCTACTGGCAGCGCGAATTCATGGTACTGCGCTCTCCTCTCCTGAAGAATTGCTTCGTTATGTAGGTCTTTCAAAAGATTTACTGCAAAGAAGCGCAGAGGAAATTTCAGGAGGCCAGAAACAAAGAGTGGCACTTGCAAGAACGCTTGTAAATGAATCTTCTATATTAATGCTCGATGAAATTACTTCGGCTTTAGACCCTTCAGCAGCCAGAGAGATAGAAGAATTAATAATGAAAATACATAAAGATGAGCACAAAACGATCTTATGGGTGACTCATGATCTAGAGCAGGCACGAAGAATTGGACACTACACGTGGCTGCTTGTAGAGGGGCAGCTGATTGAAAAGGCAGATACAGAGTCATTTTTCCATCAGCCAAAAGAAGAGTTAACACGCCGATTTTTACGGGGCGAACTAAGTGGAGGCAGAGCATAA
- a CDS encoding ferritin-like domain-containing protein, with amino-acid sequence MHNAYHYSVVSRQTNQLIANVEKAINGEYTAIQCYAKLAEMAPSKGVKKQILEIRRDEKRHFQQFMQMYIQLTGRQPQPQLLERCPNKYIKGLEFALKDEQETVDFYLDIADEAPSQYIKETFRRAAADEQNHAVWFLYYFVKGRD; translated from the coding sequence ATGCATAATGCGTATCATTACTCTGTTGTAAGCAGGCAAACTAATCAGTTGATTGCCAATGTTGAAAAGGCGATCAATGGAGAATATACGGCCATTCAATGCTATGCAAAGCTGGCGGAAATGGCTCCAAGTAAGGGAGTAAAAAAACAAATTCTTGAAATTCGTCGAGATGAAAAAAGGCATTTCCAGCAATTCATGCAAATGTATATTCAATTAACCGGGCGTCAACCACAACCGCAGCTTTTAGAACGCTGCCCTAACAAATATATTAAAGGTCTGGAATTCGCTTTAAAAGATGAACAAGAAACAGTGGATTTTTATTTAGACATTGCGGACGAAGCACCTAGCCAATATATCAAGGAAACGTTTCGCAGAGCAGCAGCAGATGAACAAAACCACGCTGTTTGGTTCCTTTATTACTTTGTCAAAGGGAGAGATTGA